Proteins co-encoded in one Zymomonas mobilis subsp. mobilis ATCC 10988 genomic window:
- a CDS encoding UDP-glucose dehydrogenase family protein: MRITMIGSGYVGLVSGACFSDFGHNVICVDHDQEKIALLQKGVMPIYEPGLADMVANNVKAGRLSFSNDLASSVKDADAVFIAVGTPSRRGDGHADLSYVFAAAKEIAASVSDNTVVVDKSTVPVGTGDEVERIIREIAPDKKIWVASNPEFLREGAAIGDFKRPDRIVIGTENPEAREIMQEIYRPLYLNQSPILFTSRRSAELIKYASNAFLATKITFINEMADLCEAVGGDVQDVARGIGADNRIGSKFLHAGPGYGGSCFPKDTLALLKTAENFATPLRVVESVVTANNIRKRAMARKVLQAIGKDMRGQKIGLLGLTFKPNTDDMRDAPSLALIQGLEDAGAIIHAYDPEGMVQARPLLPNVVFEDEPYKVAEKAEALVIVTEWDAFRALDLKRIAGLLKTPLLLDLRNIYTEEEAKKAGLVYHGIGRPHAG, from the coding sequence ATGCGCATTACCATGATCGGTTCCGGCTATGTCGGGCTGGTTTCCGGCGCCTGTTTTTCTGATTTCGGTCATAATGTCATCTGTGTTGACCATGACCAAGAGAAGATAGCGCTATTACAAAAAGGCGTTATGCCGATTTATGAGCCGGGTCTTGCGGATATGGTTGCCAATAATGTTAAGGCTGGGCGGCTTTCCTTCTCCAACGATTTGGCTTCTTCTGTTAAAGACGCGGATGCGGTTTTTATTGCAGTGGGCACACCTTCACGTCGAGGCGATGGCCATGCTGATTTATCCTATGTTTTTGCAGCGGCGAAAGAAATAGCCGCTTCTGTTTCAGACAATACGGTGGTGGTCGATAAATCAACGGTTCCTGTGGGGACGGGGGACGAAGTCGAGCGTATTATCCGAGAAATTGCGCCTGATAAAAAAATCTGGGTAGCATCTAATCCTGAATTTTTACGGGAAGGTGCGGCTATTGGCGATTTTAAGCGTCCTGATCGTATTGTTATCGGGACAGAAAATCCTGAAGCCCGCGAGATTATGCAGGAAATTTATAGGCCGCTCTATCTGAACCAGTCGCCTATTTTATTTACCAGTCGTCGATCGGCTGAATTAATAAAATATGCTTCCAATGCTTTTTTGGCGACGAAGATTACCTTTATCAACGAAATGGCTGATTTATGTGAAGCGGTTGGCGGGGATGTTCAAGATGTTGCCCGTGGGATTGGTGCGGACAATCGTATTGGTTCCAAATTTTTACATGCAGGCCCCGGATATGGAGGGTCTTGTTTCCCAAAAGATACCTTAGCCCTTTTGAAAACGGCCGAAAATTTTGCAACCCCTCTGCGTGTGGTGGAATCAGTCGTGACCGCCAACAATATTCGCAAAAGAGCGATGGCCCGGAAGGTTTTACAGGCGATTGGCAAAGATATGAGAGGCCAAAAAATTGGTCTTTTAGGGTTAACGTTTAAGCCAAATACCGATGACATGCGTGATGCGCCTTCTTTAGCCCTTATTCAGGGATTAGAAGATGCGGGAGCGATTATTCATGCCTATGACCCAGAAGGTATGGTGCAGGCGCGCCCGTTATTGCCGAATGTTGTTTTTGAAGATGAGCCTTATAAAGTCGCAGAAAAGGCCGAAGCTTTGGTGATTGTTACAGAGTGGGATGCTTTTCGAGCATTGGATTTGAAGCGTATCGCCGGATTGCTGAAAACACCATTATTACTCGACCTTCGGAATATTTACACGGAAGAAGAAGCGAAAAAGGCTGGACTGGTTTATCATGGCATTGGCCGACCCCATGCAGGGTAA
- the fmt gene encoding methionyl-tRNA formyltransferase → MKIIFMGTPDFALPTLNALVDAGHEIVAVYSQPARPAGRGKAPRPSPVEKRARELGLNVYTPVSLKEAETQKIFADHQADVAVVAAYGLLLPKAILEMPRLGCLNVHGSLLPKWRGAAPVQRAILAGDQESGVTIMQMDRGLDTGAMLKIEKTPIADKNAGALSDEIAHIGAKLMVEVLAQPEQYPPVKQPESGESYAAKIDKSEALIDFSKGAVQTERQIRAFAPKPGAFFLYNEERIRILEAHVQNQAGAVGETLDDHLLIGCGSDSLQPVIVQRAGRKAMKLEDMLRGFAIPRGTRLS, encoded by the coding sequence ATGAAAATTATTTTTATGGGAACCCCCGATTTCGCCCTACCGACATTAAACGCCTTGGTTGATGCCGGACATGAGATAGTGGCTGTCTATTCCCAGCCCGCCAGACCTGCCGGACGCGGCAAAGCACCCCGCCCTTCTCCGGTTGAAAAACGGGCAAGGGAATTGGGCTTAAATGTCTATACGCCTGTTTCTCTGAAAGAAGCCGAAACACAGAAAATATTTGCTGATCACCAAGCCGATGTTGCGGTTGTCGCGGCCTATGGCCTGTTATTACCCAAGGCCATTCTTGAAATGCCGCGCCTTGGTTGTTTAAATGTGCATGGCTCTCTTCTCCCAAAATGGCGCGGCGCAGCCCCTGTCCAACGGGCGATCCTTGCTGGTGATCAAGAAAGCGGCGTAACTATCATGCAGATGGATCGCGGCCTTGATACCGGAGCAATGCTCAAAATAGAAAAAACGCCGATAGCGGATAAAAATGCGGGTGCTCTTTCGGACGAAATTGCCCATATCGGGGCAAAATTGATGGTCGAAGTGCTGGCACAGCCGGAACAATATCCGCCCGTCAAACAACCGGAAAGCGGCGAAAGCTACGCCGCTAAAATTGACAAAAGTGAAGCCTTAATCGACTTTTCCAAAGGTGCCGTGCAGACTGAACGGCAAATCCGCGCTTTTGCCCCCAAACCTGGGGCATTCTTCCTTTATAACGAGGAAAGAATACGCATCTTGGAAGCCCATGTCCAAAATCAGGCCGGTGCCGTTGGTGAAACGCTCGATGATCATCTGTTAATCGGCTGTGGCAGCGATTCTCTCCAACCGGTCATTGTCCAGCGCGCCGGACGAAAAGCCATGAAACTGGAAGATATGCTGCGCGGTTTCGCCATTCCACGGGGAACGCGTCTTTCATGA
- the recR gene encoding recombination mediator RecR, with the protein MSASPIENLIKSLAVMPGLGPRSARRAALYLIKKRETALYNLAQALDEVQQSLVICPECGNIDSCNPCSICSDPKRDDALLCVVEEVADLWALDRSRLFAGRFHVLGGRLSALDGITPEDLSIDALVKRVQSGKIKEVVLAMNATLEGQTTAHYITDCLEKYPVRITQLAHGLPVGGELDYLDDGTLAQALRARRPVS; encoded by the coding sequence ATGTCTGCTTCTCCTATAGAAAATCTTATCAAGAGTCTGGCTGTTATGCCCGGATTGGGCCCGCGATCAGCAAGGCGGGCGGCGTTGTATCTGATTAAAAAGAGAGAAACCGCACTTTATAATCTGGCGCAGGCTTTGGATGAGGTGCAGCAGTCGCTGGTTATCTGCCCCGAATGTGGCAATATTGATAGCTGCAATCCTTGTTCGATCTGTTCCGACCCCAAGCGGGATGATGCCTTGCTGTGTGTGGTTGAAGAGGTTGCTGATTTATGGGCGCTTGATCGGTCACGTCTATTTGCGGGACGCTTTCATGTCCTTGGCGGGCGGTTATCGGCCTTGGATGGGATAACGCCCGAAGATCTGTCGATTGATGCCCTTGTGAAGCGGGTTCAATCGGGAAAAATTAAAGAGGTTGTCTTGGCCATGAATGCCACGTTAGAAGGCCAGACGACCGCGCATTATATAACGGATTGTTTAGAAAAATATCCGGTAAGAATTACCCAATTGGCGCATGGTCTTCCTGTAGGAGGGGAGCTTGACTATTTAGATGATGGCACTTTAGCGCAAGCTTTGCGTGCCAGACGACCTGTATCATGA
- the queD gene encoding 6-carboxytetrahydropterin synthase QueD: protein MRITQAFTFEAAHRLPHVPETHRCRRLHGHSYRVELRLEGAVNPETGFVVDFFDVEHIFGPVLKQLDHYCLNDIPGLENPTAENISQWIWRKIKNDLPLLAAVTVYETPHCWAEYLGD from the coding sequence ATGAGAATCACGCAAGCCTTTACTTTCGAGGCCGCGCATCGTCTGCCGCATGTGCCGGAAACCCATCGTTGCCGTCGGTTACACGGTCATAGTTATCGGGTTGAGTTGCGACTGGAAGGGGCCGTTAATCCTGAAACCGGTTTTGTTGTCGATTTTTTTGATGTCGAGCATATCTTTGGCCCTGTACTGAAACAGCTCGATCATTATTGTTTGAATGATATTCCGGGTTTGGAAAATCCAACAGCTGAAAATATTTCCCAGTGGATATGGCGTAAAATCAAAAATGATTTGCCGCTGTTGGCGGCCGTTACCGTTTATGAAACACCCCATTGTTGGGCTGAATATCTAGGGGATTGA
- the rmuC gene encoding DNA recombination protein RmuC, with product MTAFLPFLAFLFGLIIAGLPLLWYIRQQKTALDGLQARVLEGAKAEEQARRIPALEQAVESWREKASLLMAEQAANKRGEEEREKAYRQQIEQLKATEDALSQKFDSLAAKTLEKAHGQFLEQAQMRFAKSEREGEAKLELLLQPVKDSLKRYEASVKEAEQLRQTEYGSLTALVSTMREGQEAVKNEANKLVNALRTAPKARGCWGEQQLRNVLESCGLSEYVDFETEVSVNSEKGRLRPDAIIRIPNGSILVVDSKVSLNAYQDAYDAVDEDKRQLYLQAHSKAIKAHIDGLSQKNYWDQFKEAPDYVIMFIPGEHFLSAALEQDHNLWEYAFQKRVLLATPTNLIAIARTVAAVWRQEDIAHNARKIGELGKELYERIAKVDAHMRALGNSLENSVKNYNKFVGSFESRVLVTARKFRELNIETKEQEIKEPPILEITPRMEDKE from the coding sequence ATGACCGCTTTTTTGCCTTTTCTGGCTTTTTTATTCGGGTTGATAATCGCAGGCTTGCCGCTTCTTTGGTATATCCGGCAACAAAAAACAGCCTTAGATGGCTTGCAGGCACGGGTCTTGGAAGGGGCAAAAGCAGAAGAACAGGCAAGAAGAATACCGGCTTTGGAACAGGCGGTAGAAAGCTGGCGCGAAAAAGCTTCGCTATTGATGGCGGAGCAGGCTGCCAATAAGCGTGGCGAAGAAGAGCGCGAAAAAGCTTATCGCCAACAAATTGAACAGTTGAAGGCCACGGAAGACGCTCTGTCGCAGAAATTTGATAGTTTGGCGGCGAAAACCCTTGAAAAAGCCCATGGCCAATTTTTGGAACAAGCCCAGATGCGCTTTGCTAAATCCGAGCGCGAGGGTGAGGCCAAGCTTGAATTATTATTACAACCCGTAAAAGACAGTCTGAAACGCTATGAAGCCTCGGTAAAAGAAGCGGAGCAGTTAAGACAGACGGAATATGGTAGTCTGACGGCATTGGTTTCTACCATGAGAGAGGGACAAGAAGCCGTTAAAAACGAGGCCAATAAGCTGGTCAATGCGTTGAGAACGGCTCCAAAAGCGCGTGGATGTTGGGGCGAACAGCAGCTTCGCAATGTCTTGGAAAGCTGTGGTTTAAGTGAATATGTCGATTTTGAAACCGAAGTCAGCGTTAATAGTGAAAAAGGCCGGTTAAGGCCAGATGCGATTATCCGAATCCCGAATGGTTCGATTTTGGTCGTGGATTCCAAGGTTTCCCTGAATGCCTATCAGGATGCCTATGATGCGGTCGATGAGGATAAAAGGCAGCTTTATTTGCAAGCTCATAGCAAGGCAATCAAAGCGCATATTGATGGATTGAGCCAGAAAAATTATTGGGATCAGTTCAAAGAAGCCCCCGATTACGTCATCATGTTTATTCCGGGTGAGCATTTCTTATCCGCTGCTTTGGAGCAAGACCATAATCTATGGGAATATGCCTTTCAAAAGCGGGTGTTATTGGCAACGCCAACGAATTTGATTGCCATTGCCCGCACGGTAGCGGCTGTTTGGAGGCAAGAGGATATTGCCCATAATGCAAGAAAAATCGGTGAATTAGGTAAAGAGTTATATGAACGCATTGCCAAGGTTGATGCCCATATGCGGGCTTTGGGCAATAGTTTAGAAAATAGCGTTAAAAATTATAATAAATTTGTCGGCTCTTTCGAATCCCGTGTTTTGGTGACGGCGCGTAAATTTCGCGAATTGAATATTGAGACCAAAGAACAGGAGATCAAAGAACCACCCATCTTGGAAATTACGCCAAGAATGGAGGATAAAGAGTAA
- the def gene encoding peptide deformylase produces MALLPILEVPDPRLREKSTVVEVFDDNLQRLIDDMFETMYKAPGIGLAAIQVGVAKRLLVIDLQQPEEGGEAKRNPMVFINPELTPEGEEKRLYNEGCLSVPDQYAEVRRPSVINAKWQDRDGNFHEERIEGLLATCLQHEMDHLEGILFIDHLSRLKRGMLMKKLLKERKLREDSY; encoded by the coding sequence ATGGCTTTATTGCCCATTCTGGAAGTACCTGATCCGCGTTTGCGTGAAAAATCGACTGTGGTCGAAGTCTTTGACGACAATTTGCAGCGTCTGATCGATGACATGTTTGAAACTATGTATAAAGCCCCCGGCATCGGATTGGCGGCTATTCAGGTCGGCGTTGCCAAAAGATTATTGGTAATTGATTTACAGCAGCCCGAAGAAGGTGGCGAAGCCAAGCGCAACCCGATGGTCTTTATCAATCCCGAATTGACACCGGAAGGCGAAGAAAAACGCCTTTATAATGAAGGCTGTCTATCTGTCCCCGATCAATATGCCGAAGTGAGAAGACCTTCCGTTATCAATGCCAAATGGCAGGATAGAGACGGTAATTTCCATGAAGAGCGGATTGAAGGTTTGTTGGCAACCTGTCTTCAGCATGAAATGGATCACTTGGAAGGCATTTTATTCATTGATCATTTATCGCGGTTGAAGCGTGGCATGTTGATGAAGAAACTGTTGAAAGAGCGGAAATTACGGGAAGATTCCTACTGA